From Rhodococcus antarcticus, the proteins below share one genomic window:
- a CDS encoding cryptochrome/photolyase family protein, whose translation MDEAAVIWFRRDLRLGDLPTLTEAAVRAERSLALFVLDDALLGPAGAPRTTFLFRCLRELDAALDGRLLVVRGDPVDVLPRVAAAVGASSVHVSADFAPYGTRRDTAVEQALGEVELVRTGSPYAVAPGRVTKDDGDPYRVFTPFRRAWAEHGWRAPADTGAGTVRWIDPGEKDGGPRRVRIPEDVALGEVELPAAGEAAASARWAEFLQSDVTAYDDERNRPDHDATSRMSPYLKYGCVHPRTMLADLKGRTGSGATTFTTELAWRDFYADVLHRRPDTAREHYDRRFDKIRYDDGAAARQAFDAWATGRTGFPIVDAGMRQLLAQGWVHNRVRMIVASFLTKDLHLSWTWGARHFMRHLVDGDLSSNQHGWQWTAGSGTDASPYFRVFNPTTQGEKFDPQGDYVRRWVPELRGVAGKAVHTLPGGVPPGYVEPLVDHKHERLVALDRYAALKDG comes from the coding sequence GTGGACGAGGCAGCGGTCATCTGGTTCCGGCGCGACCTGCGCCTGGGCGACCTGCCCACCCTCACCGAGGCAGCGGTCAGGGCCGAGCGCTCGCTGGCCCTGTTCGTGCTGGACGACGCGCTGCTGGGCCCGGCCGGGGCACCGCGCACCACGTTCCTGTTCCGCTGCCTGCGCGAGCTCGACGCGGCCCTGGACGGACGGCTGCTGGTGGTGCGCGGCGACCCGGTGGACGTGCTTCCCCGGGTGGCGGCGGCGGTGGGGGCCTCCAGCGTGCACGTCTCGGCCGACTTCGCCCCGTACGGCACCCGCCGCGACACCGCCGTCGAGCAGGCCCTGGGCGAGGTCGAGCTGGTGCGCACCGGCAGCCCGTACGCGGTGGCCCCGGGTCGCGTCACCAAGGACGACGGCGACCCGTACCGGGTGTTCACCCCCTTCCGCCGGGCGTGGGCCGAGCACGGCTGGCGTGCCCCGGCGGACACGGGCGCGGGCACGGTCCGCTGGATCGACCCGGGCGAGAAGGACGGTGGACCGCGACGGGTGAGGATCCCTGAGGACGTGGCGCTGGGCGAGGTGGAGCTGCCGGCGGCGGGGGAGGCCGCGGCGTCGGCCCGCTGGGCGGAGTTCCTGCAGTCCGACGTCACGGCCTACGACGACGAGCGCAACCGCCCCGACCACGACGCCACCAGCCGCATGTCGCCCTACCTCAAGTACGGCTGCGTCCACCCGCGCACGATGCTCGCGGACCTGAAGGGCCGCACCGGGTCCGGGGCCACCACGTTCACCACCGAGCTGGCCTGGCGCGACTTCTACGCCGACGTCCTGCACCGCCGCCCGGACACCGCGCGCGAGCACTACGACCGTCGCTTCGACAAGATCCGCTACGACGACGGGGCGGCCGCCCGACAGGCGTTCGATGCGTGGGCGACCGGTCGCACGGGCTTCCCGATCGTCGACGCCGGGATGCGCCAGCTGCTCGCGCAGGGCTGGGTGCACAACCGGGTGCGGATGATCGTGGCCAGCTTCCTGACCAAGGACCTGCACCTGAGCTGGACGTGGGGTGCACGGCACTTCATGCGCCACCTCGTCGACGGGGACCTGTCGTCCAACCAGCACGGCTGGCAGTGGACGGCGGGCTCGGGCACCGACGCGTCGCCGTACTTCCGGGTGTTCAACCCGACGACGCAGGGGGAGAAGTTCGACCCGCAGGGCGACTACGTGCGCCGCTGGGTGCCCGAGCTGCGCGGGGTGGCGGGCAAGGCCGTGCACACGCTGCCCGGCGGGGTGCCACCCGGGTACGTCGAGCCGCTCGTGGACCACAAGCACGAGCGGCTCGTCGCACTGGACCGCTACGCCGCGCTCAAGGACGGCTGA
- a CDS encoding tautomerase family protein: MPLFRFDVVEGRTDDQITALLDAAYAAQVEALETVDGDRYQVVHAHPAAHLRIEDTGLGITRTDAFVLVQVTTSPRSQEQKTRLYELLVGNLERDAGIAPTDVMVSIVENTKGDWSFGHGRAQYLTGEL; the protein is encoded by the coding sequence GTGCCGCTGTTCCGCTTCGACGTCGTCGAGGGTCGCACCGACGACCAGATCACCGCCCTGCTCGACGCCGCCTACGCCGCCCAGGTCGAGGCGCTGGAGACCGTGGACGGCGACCGCTACCAGGTGGTGCACGCCCACCCCGCCGCGCACCTGCGCATCGAGGACACGGGGCTGGGGATCACCCGTACCGACGCCTTCGTGCTCGTCCAGGTCACGACGAGCCCGCGCAGCCAGGAGCAGAAGACGAGGCTCTACGAGCTGCTGGTGGGCAACCTCGAGCGTGACGCCGGCATCGCCCCGACCGACGTCATGGTGTCGATCGTGGAGAACACCAAGGGCGACTGGTCCTTCGGGCACGGCCGCGCGCAGTATCTCACGGGCGAGCTCTAG